A part of Setaria viridis chromosome 8, Setaria_viridis_v4.0, whole genome shotgun sequence genomic DNA contains:
- the LOC117833258 gene encoding disease resistance protein RGA5 isoform X2 has protein sequence MEIVTGAIPSLLHKLGELLVGEYNLQKEVKGGIIFLQAELESMQAALEKISMTPADKIDDQDKIWARRVREMSYDIEDNIDKYIVQCKGRKTAEQHSFKEAIDRTLKWFRQPKIRRKIATEIREIKSRVIEVHERRRRYEVSLGVDKPVTVDPRLFAQYTEVKELVGIDEARDELISKIMIEENEVPKTQGKIVSIVGFGGLGKTTLANAVYKKIRAQFDCYAFVSVSQTPDLKKLYSSLLHDLSKNINDETLDERQLIEVLREFLEDKRYFIVVDDVWDISVWKMIRCALPDNDVGYTIITTTRISHVAEQAGCAYNMKPLSLNNSRKLLYRRIFGNGNKENNEEEKKCHDELAEVSDRILNKCAGVPLAIITMASLLACKARDKMEWYEVCNSIGTGLENNLDVENMRKILSFSYYELPCHLRACLLYLSMFSEDYEIKKDRLIKMWIGEGFIQCEKAGKSLFELGESYFNELINRSMIQPIHNSMHDMISSCCVHDMVLDLIRSLSSEENFVTVLSNMGGTSPSNTIRRLSLQNGLESHVMAQATWSLQHARSVFVFPASVSLVPPLDCCRVLRVLDLKDCNLSQANSSLKYLGNLHHLRYLGLCKTGISQLPEEIGNLQFLQTLDVKGNKISRLSSSVVQLRKLMYLYIDWSTRVPNGIGNLTCLEQLSCLHIDDSTRNIIEELGQLTELRQLSINLDEWNDKLLECLCKLKNMQELYIFVDVECNIGGFDAWVAPRHLRALNMEIICWFSILPAWINPSLLLDLTRLSIAMRELHQMDLEILGRLPALRFLSLEVDNKNLSIIRGFVVGAGAFACLVSCSLCQFVWPVVFQHGAMPRLRNLWFLPFYVGETREIACNDGSLDLGLRNLPSLQRVEADLRCDGAGKEEVEQAKAALTHEAEMHPNHPLHSIDIREHNYYKT, from the exons ATGGAGATCGTGACAGGGGCAATTCCAAGCCTCCTGCACAAGCTCGGTGAGTTGCTAGTTGGCGAGTACAATCTGCAAAAGGAGGTGAAGGGAGGGATCATCTTCCTCCAAGCTGAGCTCGAGAGCATGCAAGCTGCCCTCGAGAAGATCTCGATGACACCAGCAGACAAGATTGACGACCAGGACAAGATCTGGGCTAGGAGAGTGAGAGAGATGTCCTACGATATAGAGGACAATATTGACAAATATATCGTGCAGTGCAAGGGGAGGAAGACGGCCGAACAGCATAGCTTCAAGGAAGCCATTGATAGGACCCTCAAATGGTTCAGGCAGCCTAAGATTCGTCGTAAGATTGCTACAGAAATCAGAGAGATCAAGAGCCGTGTCATTGAGGTGCATGAACGGCGCCGCAGGTATGAGGTCAGCCTTGGTGTTGATAAGCCTGTAACTGTGGACCCTCGTTTATTCGCTCAGTACACGGAGGTGAAAGAGCTTGTTGGCATTGATGAGGCAAGAGATGAGTTAATCAGCAAGATTATGATAGAAGAGAATGAAGTTCCCAAGACGCAAGGCAAGATAGTTTCAATTGTTGGATTTGGAGGCCTGGGAAAGACAACTCTTGCCAATGCAGTGTACAAAAAGATTAGAGCACAGTTTGATTGCTATGCTTTTGTTTCTGTTTCTCAAACTCCTGACCTGAAGAAACTGTACAGCAGCTTGCTACATGATCTAAGCAAGAACATCAATGATGAAACATTGGATGAGAGGCAGCTCATAGAAGTACTCAGAGAATTCCTTGAAGACAAAAG GTATTTTATTGTTGTTGATGACGTATGGGATATATCAGTTTGGAAAATGATTAGATGTGCTTTGCCTGATAATGATGTTGGATACACTATTATTACAACCACCCGTATTTCTCATGTTGCTGAACAAGCTGGGTGTGCTTACAACATGAAACCTCTTTCTTTGAATAACTCCCGAAAACTACTGTATAGAAGAATATTTGGTAATGGGAACAAAGAGaacaatgaagaagaaaaaaaatgtcacgACGAGCTGGCCGAAGTATCTGACAGAATATTGAACAAATGTGCTGGTGTGCCATTAGCTATAATTACGATGGCTAGTTTGCTGGCTTGCAAAGCAAGAGATAAAATGGAGTGGTATGAGGTGTGCAATTCTATTGGTACTGGTCTGGAAAACAATCTAGATGTGGAGAATATGAGAAAGATTTTGTCATTTAGCTATTATGAGCTACCATGCCATTTAAGggcttgcttgttatatttgAGCATGTTTTCTGAAGATTATGAAATTAAGAAGGATCGTTTGATAAAGATGTGGATAGGTGAGGGTTTTATCCAATGTGAAAAAGCAGGGAAGAGCCTATTTGAACTCGGTGAGAGTTATTTCAATGAGCTTATAAACAGAAGCATGATCCAACCAATACATAATAGTATGCATGATATGATATCAAGCTGTTGTGTACATGATATGGTGCTTGATCTTATCCGCTCCTTGTCAAGTGAAGAAAACTTTGTTACTGTACTAAGTAATATGGGAGGCACATCTCCGTCAAATACGATTCGGAGGTTGTCCCTTCAAAATGGTCTGGAAAGTCATGTGATGGCTCAAGCTACATGGAGCTTGCAACATGCAAGGTCAGTTTTTGTCTTTCCAGCTTCTGTTTCTCTAGTGCCGCCTCTTGACTGCTGCCGAGTTTTACGTGTTTTGGATTTAAAGGATTGCAATCTTTCACAAGCTAATAGTAGCCTTAAGTACCTTGGGAATCTACATCACTTGAGGTACTTGGGACTATGTAAGACAGGTATTTCTCAGCTCCCGGAAGAAATAGGAAACCTGCAATTTCTACAAACATTGGATGTAAAGGGCAACAAAATTTCCAGGTTGTCTTCGAGTGTTGTCCAGCTAAGAAAGTTGATGTACCTATACATTGACTGGTCTACAAGAGTTCCAAATGGAATTGGAAACCTGACATGCCTTGAACAACTTTCATGCTTACACATTGATGACTCCACCAGGAACATTATAGAAGAGTTAGGCCAACTAACTGAACTAAGGCAGCTGTCCATTAATTTGGACGAGTGGAACGACAAGCTTTTGGAGTGCCTATGCAAGCTAAAAAACATGCAGGAACTATATATCTTCGTTGATGTTGAATGCAACATCGGCGGATTTGATGCCTGGGTTGCCCCTCGACATCTCCGTGCATTGAATATGGAAATCATCTGTTGGTTTTCAATACTTCCAGCTTGGATTAATCCATCGCTTCTTCTGGATCTCACCCGGCTATCCATCGCCATGAGGGAGCTACATCAGATGGATCTCGAAATCCTTGGGAGGTTGCCAGCTCTCCGCTTTCTATCTCTGGAGGTGGACAACAAGAACCTCAGTATCATTCGGGGATTCGTTGTTGGTGCTGGTGCATTCGCGTGCCTTGTAAGTTGTTCCTTATGTCAATTTGTGTGGCCAGTGGTATTTCAGCATGGAGCAATGCCAAGGCTCAGAAATCTTTGGTTCTTGCCATT
- the LOC117833258 gene encoding disease resistance protein RGA5 isoform X3, protein MEIVTGAIPSLLHKLGELLVGEYNLQKEVKGGIIFLQAELESMQAALEKISMTPADKIDDQDKIWARRVREMSYDIEDNIDKYIVQCKGRKTAEQHSFKEAIDRTLKWFRQPKIRRKIATEIREIKSRVIEVHERRRRYEVSLGVDKPVTVDPRLFAQYTEVKELVGIDEARDELISKIMIEENEVPKTQGKIVSIVGFGGLGKTTLANAVYKKIRAQFDCYAFVSVSQTPDLKKLYSSLLHDLSKNINDETLDERQLIEVLREFLEDKRYFIVVDDVWDISVWKMIRCALPDNDVGYTIITTTRISHVAEQAGCAYNMKPLSLNNSRKLLYRRIFGNGNKENNEEEKKCHDELAEVSDRILNKCAGVPLAIITMASLLACKARDKMEWYEVCNSIGTGLENNLDVENMRKILSFSYYELPCHLRACLLYLSMFSEDYEIKKDRLIKMWIGEGFIQCEKAGKSLFELGESYFNELINRSMIQPIHNSMHDMISSCCVHDMVLDLIRSLSSEENFVTVLSNMGGTSPSNTIRRLSLQNGLESHVMAQATWSLQHARSVFVFPASVSLVPPLDCCRVLRVLDLKDCNLSQANSSLKYLGNLHHLRYLGLCKTGISQLPEEIGNLQFLQTLDVKGNKISRLSSSVVQLRKLMYLYIDWSTRVPNGIGNLTCLEQLSCLHIDDSTRNIIEELGQLTELRQLSINLDEWNDKLLECLCKLKNMQELYIFVDVECNIGGFDAWVAPRHLRALNMEIICWFSILPAWINPSLLLDLTRLSIAMRELHQMDLEILGRLPALRFLSLEVDNKNLSIIRGFVVGAGAFACLRVEADLRCDGAGKEEVEQAKAALTHEAEMHPNHPLHSIDIRGVPAPYCCSLLLSFTLSSKLYLRLFLCLRWSTSS, encoded by the exons ATGGAGATCGTGACAGGGGCAATTCCAAGCCTCCTGCACAAGCTCGGTGAGTTGCTAGTTGGCGAGTACAATCTGCAAAAGGAGGTGAAGGGAGGGATCATCTTCCTCCAAGCTGAGCTCGAGAGCATGCAAGCTGCCCTCGAGAAGATCTCGATGACACCAGCAGACAAGATTGACGACCAGGACAAGATCTGGGCTAGGAGAGTGAGAGAGATGTCCTACGATATAGAGGACAATATTGACAAATATATCGTGCAGTGCAAGGGGAGGAAGACGGCCGAACAGCATAGCTTCAAGGAAGCCATTGATAGGACCCTCAAATGGTTCAGGCAGCCTAAGATTCGTCGTAAGATTGCTACAGAAATCAGAGAGATCAAGAGCCGTGTCATTGAGGTGCATGAACGGCGCCGCAGGTATGAGGTCAGCCTTGGTGTTGATAAGCCTGTAACTGTGGACCCTCGTTTATTCGCTCAGTACACGGAGGTGAAAGAGCTTGTTGGCATTGATGAGGCAAGAGATGAGTTAATCAGCAAGATTATGATAGAAGAGAATGAAGTTCCCAAGACGCAAGGCAAGATAGTTTCAATTGTTGGATTTGGAGGCCTGGGAAAGACAACTCTTGCCAATGCAGTGTACAAAAAGATTAGAGCACAGTTTGATTGCTATGCTTTTGTTTCTGTTTCTCAAACTCCTGACCTGAAGAAACTGTACAGCAGCTTGCTACATGATCTAAGCAAGAACATCAATGATGAAACATTGGATGAGAGGCAGCTCATAGAAGTACTCAGAGAATTCCTTGAAGACAAAAG GTATTTTATTGTTGTTGATGACGTATGGGATATATCAGTTTGGAAAATGATTAGATGTGCTTTGCCTGATAATGATGTTGGATACACTATTATTACAACCACCCGTATTTCTCATGTTGCTGAACAAGCTGGGTGTGCTTACAACATGAAACCTCTTTCTTTGAATAACTCCCGAAAACTACTGTATAGAAGAATATTTGGTAATGGGAACAAAGAGaacaatgaagaagaaaaaaaatgtcacgACGAGCTGGCCGAAGTATCTGACAGAATATTGAACAAATGTGCTGGTGTGCCATTAGCTATAATTACGATGGCTAGTTTGCTGGCTTGCAAAGCAAGAGATAAAATGGAGTGGTATGAGGTGTGCAATTCTATTGGTACTGGTCTGGAAAACAATCTAGATGTGGAGAATATGAGAAAGATTTTGTCATTTAGCTATTATGAGCTACCATGCCATTTAAGggcttgcttgttatatttgAGCATGTTTTCTGAAGATTATGAAATTAAGAAGGATCGTTTGATAAAGATGTGGATAGGTGAGGGTTTTATCCAATGTGAAAAAGCAGGGAAGAGCCTATTTGAACTCGGTGAGAGTTATTTCAATGAGCTTATAAACAGAAGCATGATCCAACCAATACATAATAGTATGCATGATATGATATCAAGCTGTTGTGTACATGATATGGTGCTTGATCTTATCCGCTCCTTGTCAAGTGAAGAAAACTTTGTTACTGTACTAAGTAATATGGGAGGCACATCTCCGTCAAATACGATTCGGAGGTTGTCCCTTCAAAATGGTCTGGAAAGTCATGTGATGGCTCAAGCTACATGGAGCTTGCAACATGCAAGGTCAGTTTTTGTCTTTCCAGCTTCTGTTTCTCTAGTGCCGCCTCTTGACTGCTGCCGAGTTTTACGTGTTTTGGATTTAAAGGATTGCAATCTTTCACAAGCTAATAGTAGCCTTAAGTACCTTGGGAATCTACATCACTTGAGGTACTTGGGACTATGTAAGACAGGTATTTCTCAGCTCCCGGAAGAAATAGGAAACCTGCAATTTCTACAAACATTGGATGTAAAGGGCAACAAAATTTCCAGGTTGTCTTCGAGTGTTGTCCAGCTAAGAAAGTTGATGTACCTATACATTGACTGGTCTACAAGAGTTCCAAATGGAATTGGAAACCTGACATGCCTTGAACAACTTTCATGCTTACACATTGATGACTCCACCAGGAACATTATAGAAGAGTTAGGCCAACTAACTGAACTAAGGCAGCTGTCCATTAATTTGGACGAGTGGAACGACAAGCTTTTGGAGTGCCTATGCAAGCTAAAAAACATGCAGGAACTATATATCTTCGTTGATGTTGAATGCAACATCGGCGGATTTGATGCCTGGGTTGCCCCTCGACATCTCCGTGCATTGAATATGGAAATCATCTGTTGGTTTTCAATACTTCCAGCTTGGATTAATCCATCGCTTCTTCTGGATCTCACCCGGCTATCCATCGCCATGAGGGAGCTACATCAGATGGATCTCGAAATCCTTGGGAGGTTGCCAGCTCTCCGCTTTCTATCTCTGGAGGTGGACAACAAGAACCTCAGTATCATTCGGGGATTCGTTGTTGGTGCTGGTGCATTCGCGTGCCTT
- the LOC117833258 gene encoding disease resistance protein RGA5 isoform X4, giving the protein MEIVTGAIPSLLHKLGELLVGEYNLQKEVKGGIIFLQAELESMQAALEKISMTPADKIDDQDKIWARRVREMSYDIEDNIDKYIVQCKGRKTAEQHSFKEAIDRTLKWFRQPKIRRKIATEIREIKSRVIEVHERRRRYEVSLGVDKPVTVDPRLFAQYTEVKELVGIDEARDELISKIMIEENEVPKTQGKIVSIVGFGGLGKTTLANAVYKKIRAQFDCYAFVSVSQTPDLKKLYSSLLHDLSKNINDETLDERQLIEVLREFLEDKRYFIVVDDVWDISVWKMIRCALPDNDVGYTIITTTRISHVAEQAGCAYNMKPLSLNNSRKLLYRRIFGNGNKENNEEEKKCHDELAEVSDRILNKCAGVPLAIITMASLLACKARDKMEWYEVCNSIGTGLENNLDVENMRKILSFSYYELPCHLRACLLYLSMFSEDYEIKKDRLIKMWIGEGFIQCEKAGKSLFELGESYFNELINRSMIQPIHNSMHDMISSCCVHDMVLDLIRSLSSEENFVTVLSNMGGTSPSNTIRRLSLQNGLESHVMAQATWSLQHARSVFVFPASVSLVPPLDCCRVLRVLDLKDCNLSQANSSLKYLGNLHHLRYLGLCKTGISQLPEEIGNLQFLQTLDVKGNKISRLSSSVVQLRKLMYLYIDWSTRVPNGIGNLTCLEQLSCLHIDDSTRNIIEELGQLTELRQLSINLDEWNDKLLECLCKLKNMQELYIFVDVECNIGGFDAWVAPRHLRALNMEIICWFSILPAWINPSLLLDLTRLSIAMRELHQMDLEILGRLPALRFLSLEVDNKNLSIIRGFVVGAGAFACLRVEADLRCDGAGKEEVEQAKAALTHEAEMHPNHPLHSIDIREHNYYKT; this is encoded by the exons ATGGAGATCGTGACAGGGGCAATTCCAAGCCTCCTGCACAAGCTCGGTGAGTTGCTAGTTGGCGAGTACAATCTGCAAAAGGAGGTGAAGGGAGGGATCATCTTCCTCCAAGCTGAGCTCGAGAGCATGCAAGCTGCCCTCGAGAAGATCTCGATGACACCAGCAGACAAGATTGACGACCAGGACAAGATCTGGGCTAGGAGAGTGAGAGAGATGTCCTACGATATAGAGGACAATATTGACAAATATATCGTGCAGTGCAAGGGGAGGAAGACGGCCGAACAGCATAGCTTCAAGGAAGCCATTGATAGGACCCTCAAATGGTTCAGGCAGCCTAAGATTCGTCGTAAGATTGCTACAGAAATCAGAGAGATCAAGAGCCGTGTCATTGAGGTGCATGAACGGCGCCGCAGGTATGAGGTCAGCCTTGGTGTTGATAAGCCTGTAACTGTGGACCCTCGTTTATTCGCTCAGTACACGGAGGTGAAAGAGCTTGTTGGCATTGATGAGGCAAGAGATGAGTTAATCAGCAAGATTATGATAGAAGAGAATGAAGTTCCCAAGACGCAAGGCAAGATAGTTTCAATTGTTGGATTTGGAGGCCTGGGAAAGACAACTCTTGCCAATGCAGTGTACAAAAAGATTAGAGCACAGTTTGATTGCTATGCTTTTGTTTCTGTTTCTCAAACTCCTGACCTGAAGAAACTGTACAGCAGCTTGCTACATGATCTAAGCAAGAACATCAATGATGAAACATTGGATGAGAGGCAGCTCATAGAAGTACTCAGAGAATTCCTTGAAGACAAAAG GTATTTTATTGTTGTTGATGACGTATGGGATATATCAGTTTGGAAAATGATTAGATGTGCTTTGCCTGATAATGATGTTGGATACACTATTATTACAACCACCCGTATTTCTCATGTTGCTGAACAAGCTGGGTGTGCTTACAACATGAAACCTCTTTCTTTGAATAACTCCCGAAAACTACTGTATAGAAGAATATTTGGTAATGGGAACAAAGAGaacaatgaagaagaaaaaaaatgtcacgACGAGCTGGCCGAAGTATCTGACAGAATATTGAACAAATGTGCTGGTGTGCCATTAGCTATAATTACGATGGCTAGTTTGCTGGCTTGCAAAGCAAGAGATAAAATGGAGTGGTATGAGGTGTGCAATTCTATTGGTACTGGTCTGGAAAACAATCTAGATGTGGAGAATATGAGAAAGATTTTGTCATTTAGCTATTATGAGCTACCATGCCATTTAAGggcttgcttgttatatttgAGCATGTTTTCTGAAGATTATGAAATTAAGAAGGATCGTTTGATAAAGATGTGGATAGGTGAGGGTTTTATCCAATGTGAAAAAGCAGGGAAGAGCCTATTTGAACTCGGTGAGAGTTATTTCAATGAGCTTATAAACAGAAGCATGATCCAACCAATACATAATAGTATGCATGATATGATATCAAGCTGTTGTGTACATGATATGGTGCTTGATCTTATCCGCTCCTTGTCAAGTGAAGAAAACTTTGTTACTGTACTAAGTAATATGGGAGGCACATCTCCGTCAAATACGATTCGGAGGTTGTCCCTTCAAAATGGTCTGGAAAGTCATGTGATGGCTCAAGCTACATGGAGCTTGCAACATGCAAGGTCAGTTTTTGTCTTTCCAGCTTCTGTTTCTCTAGTGCCGCCTCTTGACTGCTGCCGAGTTTTACGTGTTTTGGATTTAAAGGATTGCAATCTTTCACAAGCTAATAGTAGCCTTAAGTACCTTGGGAATCTACATCACTTGAGGTACTTGGGACTATGTAAGACAGGTATTTCTCAGCTCCCGGAAGAAATAGGAAACCTGCAATTTCTACAAACATTGGATGTAAAGGGCAACAAAATTTCCAGGTTGTCTTCGAGTGTTGTCCAGCTAAGAAAGTTGATGTACCTATACATTGACTGGTCTACAAGAGTTCCAAATGGAATTGGAAACCTGACATGCCTTGAACAACTTTCATGCTTACACATTGATGACTCCACCAGGAACATTATAGAAGAGTTAGGCCAACTAACTGAACTAAGGCAGCTGTCCATTAATTTGGACGAGTGGAACGACAAGCTTTTGGAGTGCCTATGCAAGCTAAAAAACATGCAGGAACTATATATCTTCGTTGATGTTGAATGCAACATCGGCGGATTTGATGCCTGGGTTGCCCCTCGACATCTCCGTGCATTGAATATGGAAATCATCTGTTGGTTTTCAATACTTCCAGCTTGGATTAATCCATCGCTTCTTCTGGATCTCACCCGGCTATCCATCGCCATGAGGGAGCTACATCAGATGGATCTCGAAATCCTTGGGAGGTTGCCAGCTCTCCGCTTTCTATCTCTGGAGGTGGACAACAAGAACCTCAGTATCATTCGGGGATTCGTTGTTGGTGCTGGTGCATTCGCGTGCCTT